In Monodelphis domestica isolate mMonDom1 chromosome 3, mMonDom1.pri, whole genome shotgun sequence, the following proteins share a genomic window:
- the TMEM276 gene encoding transmembrane protein 276, giving the protein MADKPEEWSTQLSYLVLGIVSLHSAVHTTRVNRGAAAGFLLQALAAAAALVSGPQPDTNNQMATWVATVIGLPLLAFDFHWVNGDCSTANLLLGAGMVLAIAGDFLDTETQAVAGQAVALVAAVTILIVSVFTVNTYGVGGGMALGAASLMSRLEEETLLFFQKEDACRWALALGSWAYRWALHTQHLELD; this is encoded by the exons ATGGCAGATAAACCTGAGGAATGGAGCACCCAGCTCTCCTACCTTGTTCTAGGAATAGTTTCTCTACACTCTGCTGTACACACCACCAGG GTGAACCGAGGGGCTGCAGCAGGCTTCCTACTTCAAGCTCTAGCTGCAGCTGCTGCACTGGTCTCAGGTCCCCAACCAGATACCAATAACCAGATGGCAACATGGGTGGCCACAGTCATCGGCCTTCCTCTCTTGGCCTTTGATTTCCATTGGGTGAATGGAGACTGTTCTACTGCCAATCTGCTTCTGGGGGCGGGGATGGTCCTGGCAATTGCTGGGGACTTTCTGGACACAGAGACTCAAGCTGTTGCTGGTCAAGCTGTGGCCTTAGTGGCTGCAGTAACTATCCTCATTGTATCTGTTTTCACTGTCAATACTTATGGAGTAGGTGGTGGTATGGCACTAGGTGCTGCCAGCCTCATGAGCAGGCTGGAGGAGGAGACCCTACTGTTCTTCCAAAAGGAAGATGCATGCAGATGGGCTCTGGCTTTGGGAAGTTGGGCCTATCGTTGGGCTTTGCACACTCaacacttggagttggactga